One stretch of Actinacidiphila sp. DG2A-62 DNA includes these proteins:
- a CDS encoding xanthine dehydrogenase family protein molybdopterin-binding subunit, which produces MSVPPADALAKTQGTYPYAADLWAEGLLWAAVLRSPHPRARIVRIDTAEAAAMPGVRAVLTHEDVPGDAMHGRTVADRPVFAAGAVRHHGEPIAAVAADHPDTARLAAAAILVEYEVEEPVTDPEKAFAAEPLHPDGNLIRHIPLRFGDPEAVGEVVVEGLYRVGRQDPAPIGAEAGLAVPRPDGGVELYIASTDPHADRDIAAACFGLEPDRVKVVVTGVPGAMGDREDSGVQLPLGLLALKTGCPVKFVATREESFLGHAHRHPTLLRYRHHADAEGRLVKVEAQILLDAGAYADASSDALAAAVAFAAGPYVVPHVFVEGWAVRTNNPPSGHVRGEGAMQVCAAYEGQMDKLAARLGLDPAELRMRNVLATGDLLPTGQSVTCPAPVGELLKAVRDAELPPLPDEDDESQWLLPGGTAGAGEPGAVRRGVGYALGMVHVLGAEGADEVSTATVRVHDGRATVICAAVETGQGFATLARQVVQEVLGVEDVRVLPSDTDQPPAGQAARGRHTWVSAGAVERAAKMVRTQLLQPLAANFGMSVELLTIADGKITSYDGVLSTTVAETLDGKELWATAQCRPHPTDRLDENGQGDAFVGLTFCAIRAVVDVDIELGAVRVVELAVAQDVGRVLNPRQLAARIEAGVTQGVGMALMEDLRAPRGVVKRPSFTGYPIPTALDAPDIRIVRLVEERDVVAPFGAKAVSAVPVVTSPAAVAAAVRAATGRPVNRLPIRPQAAIVKPPASG; this is translated from the coding sequence ATGTCGGTGCCGCCCGCCGACGCGCTGGCCAAGACGCAGGGCACCTACCCCTACGCGGCCGACCTGTGGGCCGAGGGCCTGCTGTGGGCCGCGGTGCTGCGCTCCCCGCACCCGCGCGCCCGCATCGTGCGGATCGACACCGCGGAGGCCGCCGCGATGCCCGGCGTGCGCGCGGTGCTCACCCACGAGGACGTGCCGGGCGACGCGATGCACGGCCGCACCGTCGCCGACCGCCCGGTGTTCGCCGCCGGCGCGGTGCGCCACCACGGCGAGCCGATCGCCGCGGTCGCCGCCGACCACCCCGACACCGCGCGGCTCGCGGCGGCCGCGATCCTGGTCGAGTACGAGGTCGAGGAACCCGTCACCGACCCGGAGAAGGCGTTCGCCGCCGAGCCGCTGCACCCCGACGGCAATCTGATCCGGCACATCCCGCTGCGCTTCGGCGACCCGGAGGCGGTCGGCGAGGTCGTCGTCGAGGGCCTGTACCGGGTGGGCCGCCAGGACCCCGCGCCGATCGGCGCCGAGGCCGGGCTCGCGGTGCCGCGCCCGGACGGCGGCGTGGAGCTGTACATCGCCTCCACCGACCCGCACGCCGACCGCGACATCGCCGCCGCCTGCTTCGGCCTGGAGCCCGACCGGGTCAAGGTCGTGGTCACCGGCGTGCCCGGCGCGATGGGCGACCGCGAGGACTCCGGCGTCCAACTCCCGCTCGGGCTGCTGGCGCTGAAGACCGGCTGCCCGGTGAAGTTCGTGGCCACCCGCGAGGAGTCCTTCCTCGGCCACGCCCACCGCCACCCCACGCTGCTGCGCTACCGCCACCACGCCGACGCCGAGGGCCGGCTGGTCAAGGTCGAGGCGCAGATCCTGCTCGACGCCGGCGCCTACGCCGACGCGTCCTCCGACGCGCTCGCCGCCGCGGTGGCCTTCGCGGCCGGCCCCTACGTGGTGCCGCACGTCTTCGTCGAGGGCTGGGCGGTGCGCACCAACAACCCGCCGTCCGGCCATGTCCGCGGCGAGGGCGCGATGCAGGTCTGCGCGGCCTACGAGGGCCAGATGGACAAGCTCGCCGCCCGGCTCGGCCTGGACCCGGCCGAACTGCGGATGCGCAACGTGCTGGCGACCGGCGACCTGCTGCCCACCGGGCAGAGCGTGACCTGCCCCGCGCCGGTCGGCGAGCTGCTCAAAGCGGTGCGCGACGCCGAGCTGCCGCCGCTGCCCGACGAGGACGACGAGTCCCAGTGGCTGCTGCCCGGCGGCACCGCGGGCGCGGGCGAGCCCGGCGCGGTCCGCCGCGGCGTCGGCTACGCGCTCGGCATGGTCCACGTGCTCGGCGCGGAGGGCGCGGACGAGGTGTCCACGGCGACCGTGCGGGTGCACGACGGCCGCGCCACCGTGATCTGCGCCGCCGTCGAGACCGGCCAGGGCTTCGCCACGCTGGCCCGCCAGGTGGTGCAGGAGGTGCTGGGCGTGGAGGACGTGCGCGTGCTGCCGTCCGACACCGACCAGCCGCCGGCCGGGCAGGCCGCCCGGGGCCGGCACACCTGGGTGTCCGCCGGCGCAGTGGAGCGGGCGGCGAAGATGGTCCGCACCCAGCTGCTGCAGCCGCTGGCCGCGAACTTCGGCATGTCCGTGGAGCTGCTGACCATCGCCGACGGCAAGATCACCTCGTACGACGGGGTGCTGTCCACCACGGTCGCCGAGACGCTCGACGGCAAGGAGCTGTGGGCGACCGCGCAGTGCCGGCCGCACCCCACCGACCGGCTGGACGAGAACGGCCAGGGCGACGCGTTCGTCGGGCTCACCTTCTGCGCGATCCGCGCGGTGGTCGACGTGGACATCGAGCTGGGCGCGGTGCGGGTGGTGGAGCTCGCGGTCGCGCAGGACGTCGGCCGGGTCCTCAACCCCCGCCAGCTCGCCGCCCGCATCGAGGCCGGGGTGACGCAGGGCGTCGGCATGGCGCTCATGGAGGACCTGCGGGCGCCGCGCGGCGTCGTCAAACGGCCCTCGTTCACCGGCTACCCGATCCCCACGGCGCTGGACGCGCCGGACATCCGCATCGTGCGGCTGGTCGAGGAGCGGGACGTGGTCGCGCCGTTCGGCGCGAAGGCGGTCTCGGCGGTTCCGGTGGTCACCTCCCCGGCCGCGGTCGCCGCGGCGGTGCGCGCCGCCACCGGACGCCCCGTCAACCGCCTGCCCATCCGCCCCCAGGCCGCCATCGTCAAACCCCCTGCGTCAGGCTGA